Proteins encoded within one genomic window of Strix uralensis isolate ZFMK-TIS-50842 chromosome 32, bStrUra1, whole genome shotgun sequence:
- the LOC141936344 gene encoding uncharacterized protein LOC141936344 codes for MAQLQENINGIVAAFYVCARSDGNCSPLSREELRQLIEQEFADALENPQDPKTIKKVLCFLDDDSNCRVDFSELLSLVFRMAKACYKPLQQHQAPEDGQEPTAQEKTGGEQLSGLHAAGRVSSNQQVPEQGVNNQVQDTETQDQDNHQTQEGETPEQDQDNHQTQEGETSKQDQDNHQTQEGETSEQDQDNDQTQEGETSKQDQENDQTQEGETSKQDQDNDQTQEDETSKLDQDNHQDDRTEAPEGDPERDEILDTATSEQDRDTHKDEETETPKQDPKTHQAQETEAPGQGSNHHQSPETDAAQQDLNFPSETQGSDPNNKTQVCEAPQQDPNPGKTQKLLRPQRGASPRWDLKPWGTCHDPARHQLPESKVLELEHSGAEAPSCPAQQQQNAHHQRQPPIEQQLLQPLYQWPPQQ; via the exons ATGGCCCAGCTCCAGGAAAACATCAATGGCATTGTTGCTGCTTTCTACGTGTGTGCCAGAAGCGACGGCAACTGCAGCCCCCTGAGCAGGGAGGAGCTGAGGCAGCTCATTGAGCAGGAGTTTGCAGATGCGTTGGAG AACCCCCAGGACCCCAAAACCATCAAGAAGGTGCTGTGCTTCCTGGATGATGACAGCAACTGCAGGGTTGACTTCAGCGAGTTGCTCAGCCTGGTTTTCCGCATGGCCAAGGCTTGTTACAAGCCactccagcagcaccaggcaccAGAAGATGGTCAAGAGCCAACAGCACAAGAGAAGACAGGTGGGGAGCAGCTGTCGGGGCTACACGCAGCAGGGAGGGTCTCAAGCAACCAGCAGGTCCCTGAGCAGGGTGTGAACAATCAGGTCCAGGACACTGAGACACAGGACCAGGACAACCATCAAACCCAGGAGGGTGAGACACCAGAGCAGGACCAGGACAACCATCAAACCCAGGAGGGTGAGACATCAAAGCAGGACCAGGACAACCATCAAACCCAGGAGGGTGAGACATCAGAGCAGGACCAGGACAATGATCAAACCCAGGAGGGTGAGACATCAAAGCAGGACCAGGAAAATGATCAAACCCAGGAGGGTGAGACATCAAAGCAGGACCAGGACAATGATCAAACCCAGGAGGATGAGACATCAAAGCTGGACCAGGACAACCATCAGGATGACAGGACTGAAGCACCAGAAGGGGATCCAGAGAGAGATGAGATACTGGACACTGCAACCTCAGAGCAGGACAGAGATACCCATAAGGATGAAGAGACTGAGACACCAAAACAGGACCCAAAAACCCACCAGGCCCAAGAAACAGAGGCACCAGGACAGGGTTCAAACCACCATCAGAGCCCAGAGACTGACGCAGCACAGCAGGACCTCAATTTTCCCTCTGAGACACAAGGAAGTGACCCAAACAACAAGACTCAGGTCTGTGAGGCCCCTCAGCAGGACCCCAACCCTGGCAAGACCCAGAAGCTGCTGCGCCCACAGCGGGGTGCAAGCCCCCGTTGGGATCTCAAGCCCTGGGGAACGTGCCATGACCCAGCTCGCCATCAGCTCCCTGAATCCAaggtgctggagctggagcacagCGGGGCAGAGGCTCCGTCTTGTCCagcacaacagcaacaaaacgcTCATCACCAAAGACAACCCCCTatagagcagcagctcctgcagcctctgtATCAGTGGCCACCACAGCAGTAA